From a region of the Flavobacterium sediminilitoris genome:
- a CDS encoding DUF2931 family protein, which yields MKNNIYYLIILIIFNSCKTTMEEKFEWLPTESAPKLYPMEIYNGHLFFENGNSIYVPCSGMAYDGWGNIGSTHVVGDDFKPVPVRLEVTWASFVENKFYTGNWALPKEKMTKLFKEGVVNYNTKKRSRYSRIIVGLAPGGVAVVWMYGEGNQVEIGRYQAKETQVAMKDFVPNNPKISQEEYMDLSKELPEAIENIKQKGGIEFGLWDTYRKKYNWRTNIDIPNYTFEKIAIEMFNGERETLFDEPLLKNEFKERAIPDYLSFIITNPKGKHYVFEFKNIDETEIFNLFKQVDATKPIEIVLKMNEDLSNRRLVFKQEDKEFPITKIDLDNMWEYKK from the coding sequence ATGAAAAATAACATATATTATTTAATAATACTAATAATATTTAATTCCTGTAAAACAACTATGGAAGAAAAATTTGAATGGTTACCTACAGAAAGTGCACCAAAATTATACCCAATGGAAATTTATAATGGTCACCTTTTTTTTGAAAATGGTAATAGTATTTATGTGCCTTGTTCAGGAATGGCTTATGATGGATGGGGAAATATTGGGTCAACTCATGTGGTAGGAGATGATTTTAAGCCAGTACCCGTTAGATTAGAGGTTACATGGGCTTCTTTCGTTGAAAACAAATTTTATACAGGGAATTGGGCATTACCCAAGGAAAAAATGACCAAACTTTTTAAAGAAGGAGTGGTAAATTATAATACTAAGAAAAGGAGTAGATATTCCAGAATTATTGTTGGTTTAGCACCAGGAGGTGTAGCTGTTGTTTGGATGTATGGTGAAGGGAATCAGGTAGAAATAGGTCGTTATCAAGCAAAAGAAACTCAAGTAGCTATGAAAGACTTTGTTCCTAATAACCCGAAAATTTCTCAAGAAGAGTATATGGATCTTAGTAAAGAATTACCCGAAGCTATAGAAAACATCAAACAAAAAGGAGGAATAGAGTTTGGACTTTGGGATACCTATCGTAAAAAGTATAATTGGAGAACCAATATTGATATTCCTAATTATACTTTTGAGAAAATTGCTATAGAAATGTTTAATGGAGAAAGAGAAACTTTGTTTGATGAACCACTTTTAAAAAACGAATTTAAAGAAAGAGCTATTCCTGATTACTTATCATTTATAATTACAAATCCAAAAGGAAAACATTATGTGTTTGAGTTTAAGAATATAGACGAAACCGAAATATTCAATTTATTCAAACAAGTAGATGCTACAAAACCGATAGAGATTGTTTTAAAAATGAATGAAGATTTAAGTAATCGCAGGTTAGTTTTCAAACAAGAGGATAAGGAATTTCCTATTACAAAAATAGATTTAGACAACATGTGGGAATATAAAAAATAA
- a CDS encoding DUF2931 family protein, whose protein sequence is MRVTIIKYLFFVSLVLASCTTTMEEKFEWLPSESAPKLYPMNIYNGHLFFEDGNSVYIPCSALAHSGWGNDGSTHVTGDDFKPVPVRLEVTWASFVENKFYTGNWALPKEKMTKLFKEGVVNYRTKKKKTYNQIIVGLAPGGVAVVWMYGEGNQVEIGRYQAKETQVAMKDFVPGNPTISQEDFMDLTEIYPEAIENIKQKGGIEFGLWDTYRKKYNWRTNIDIPNYTFENSSMEMFNGEREDLFDEALLKNEFKERAIPDYLSFIITNPKGKHYVFEFKNIDETEIFNLFKQVDATKPIEIVLKMNEDLSNRRLVFKQEDKEFPITKIDLDNMWEYKK, encoded by the coding sequence TTGAGAGTCACAATTATTAAATACCTATTCTTTGTAAGTTTAGTTTTGGCTTCCTGCACAACCACTATGGAAGAAAAATTTGAATGGTTGCCCTCAGAAAGCGCACCAAAGTTATACCCAATGAATATTTATAATGGCCATCTTTTTTTTGAAGACGGCAATAGTGTTTATATCCCTTGCTCAGCCTTAGCTCATAGTGGCTGGGGTAATGATGGGTCAACTCATGTGACAGGAGATGATTTTAAACCAGTACCTGTCAGATTAGAGGTTACATGGGCTTCTTTCGTTGAAAACAAATTTTATACAGGGAACTGGGCATTACCCAAGGAAAAAATGACAAAGCTCTTTAAAGAAGGAGTGGTAAATTATAGGACTAAAAAAAAGAAAACATATAATCAAATTATAGTAGGCTTAGCACCAGGAGGCGTTGCCGTTGTTTGGATGTATGGTGAAGGGAATCAAGTAGAAATAGGTCGTTATCAAGCAAAAGAAACGCAAGTTGCTATGAAAGATTTTGTCCCTGGAAATCCAACAATTTCTCAAGAAGATTTTATGGATTTGACTGAAATTTATCCAGAAGCTATAGAAAATATCAAACAAAAAGGAGGAATAGAGTTTGGACTTTGGGATACCTATCGTAAAAAGTATAATTGGAGAACCAATATTGATATTCCTAATTATACTTTTGAAAATAGTTCTATGGAAATGTTTAATGGAGAGAGAGAAGATTTGTTTGACGAAGCACTTTTAAAAAACGAATTTAAAGAAAGAGCTATTCCAGATTACTTATCATTTATAATTACAAATCCAAAAGGAAAACATTATGTCTTTGAATTTAAGAATATAGACGAGACTGAAATATTCAATTTATTCAAACAAGTAGATGCTACAAAACCGATAGAGATTGTTTTAAAAATGAATGAAGATTTAAGTAATCGCAGGTTAGTTTTCAAACAAGAGGATAAGGAATTTCCTATTACAAAAATAGATTTAGACAACATGTGGGAATATAAAAAATAA
- a CDS encoding DUF2931 family protein, giving the protein MRVTIIKYLFFVSLVLVFCTTTMEEKFEWLPSESAPKLYPMEIYI; this is encoded by the coding sequence TTGAGAGTCACAATTATTAAATACCTATTCTTTGTAAGTTTAGTTTTGGTTTTCTGTACAACCACTATGGAAGAAAAATTTGAATGGTTGCCATCTGAAAGTGCACCAAAATTATATCCAATGGAAATTTATATTTAA
- a CDS encoding MoxR family ATPase produces MKNIKTVGELKKSGYQSKNIKDELRTNLRNKIKSGETTFEGVHGFENTVIPELERAILSRHNINLLGLRGQAKTRLARKMIELLDEYIPVVEGSEINDDPLNPISRFAKELIKEKGDETPITWLHRSERFYEKLATPDVTIADLIGDVDPIKAANLKLNYADERVIHFGMIPRAHRCIFVINELPDLQARIQVALFNILQEGDIQIRGFKLRLPIDAQFIFTANPEDYTNRGSIVTPLKDRIGSQILTHYPESIEIAKTITEQEIKLDKNQHETVYVPSLAKDVLEQIVFEARESEYVDIKSGVSARLSITAYENLISTAERRTLLADEDKTTVRLSDFMGIIPAITGKVELVYEGEQEGAAIVAQYLIGDAIKTLFPNYFPKIEKLEREEEKNAYTELLEWFFAESGFELLDHFTNDQYQKTLDAVLPLENIIQKYQPEFSKEDKYFLKEFILWGLVEHEKLSKNRFQTGYQYKDLYSNFLSRL; encoded by the coding sequence ATGAAAAACATAAAAACAGTAGGCGAATTAAAAAAATCAGGATACCAATCTAAAAATATAAAAGACGAATTACGAACGAATCTAAGAAACAAAATAAAATCAGGAGAAACTACTTTTGAAGGTGTTCACGGATTTGAAAATACAGTAATTCCAGAATTAGAAAGAGCCATTTTATCACGTCATAATATTAATTTATTAGGACTTCGTGGTCAAGCCAAAACCAGACTAGCTCGTAAAATGATTGAATTGCTAGATGAATACATTCCAGTTGTGGAAGGTTCGGAAATAAATGATGATCCATTAAATCCAATTTCTCGTTTTGCTAAAGAGTTAATTAAAGAAAAAGGAGATGAAACTCCAATTACTTGGTTACACAGAAGTGAACGTTTCTATGAAAAATTAGCAACACCAGATGTAACTATTGCCGATTTAATAGGTGATGTGGATCCAATTAAAGCAGCTAATTTAAAATTAAATTATGCAGACGAACGTGTCATTCACTTTGGGATGATTCCGCGTGCACATCGTTGTATTTTTGTTATTAATGAATTACCCGATTTGCAAGCACGCATTCAAGTAGCGTTGTTTAATATCTTACAAGAAGGAGACATTCAAATTAGAGGCTTTAAATTAAGATTGCCAATAGATGCTCAGTTTATATTTACTGCAAACCCAGAAGATTATACTAATAGAGGGAGTATTGTAACGCCATTAAAAGATAGAATAGGCTCTCAAATATTAACACATTATCCAGAAAGTATTGAGATTGCCAAAACAATTACAGAACAAGAAATAAAACTAGATAAAAACCAACATGAAACAGTTTATGTACCTAGTTTAGCAAAAGATGTTTTAGAACAAATTGTATTTGAAGCAAGAGAAAGTGAATATGTAGATATAAAAAGCGGAGTTTCGGCACGATTAAGTATTACAGCTTATGAAAATTTGATTTCTACAGCAGAAAGAAGAACTTTATTGGCAGATGAAGATAAAACAACCGTTCGCTTATCCGATTTTATGGGTATTATTCCTGCTATAACAGGAAAAGTAGAATTAGTATATGAAGGAGAACAAGAAGGAGCAGCAATAGTAGCGCAATATTTAATAGGTGATGCCATTAAGACATTATTTCCAAACTATTTTCCAAAGATTGAAAAATTAGAACGCGAAGAAGAGAAAAATGCTTATACTGAACTATTAGAATGGTTCTTTGCAGAAAGTGGTTTTGAATTATTAGATCATTTTACAAATGATCAATATCAAAAAACACTAGATGCTGTCCTACCATTAGAAAATATAATTCAAAAATACCAACCTGAATTTTCAAAAGAAGACAAATATTTTTTAAAAGAATTTATTCTTTGGGGATTAGTAGAACACGAAAAATTGTCTAAAAACCGTTTTCAAACAGGATATCAATACAAAGATTTATACAGCAATTTTTTGAGTAGATTATAA
- a CDS encoding vWA domain-containing protein, protein MSMKKNSITSGFQFTKYEAPFKTPFEKLFPIFQELITHTSGDFDEAIDWLRQLDVEYQLTTPEYTIDDFIEDLKKKGYIKDEIKPDGSGGMAITAKTERAIRQHALEQIFGNLNKAGSGNHKTKQSGKGDEQTGDLREFQFGDSVEQISLTESLKNAQINNGVGEFKLTERDLVVEDNHHKSQMSTVLMIDISHSMILYGEDRITPAKKVAMALAELITTRYPKDTLDILVFGNDAWTIKIKDLPYLQVGPYHTNTVAGLQLAMDILRRKRNTNKQIFMITDGKPSCVREKNGEYYMNSNGLDQYIVDKCYNQAAQARKLHIPITTFMIARDPYLQQFVNYFTEANQGKAFYTGLKGLGEMIFEDYENNRKKKIR, encoded by the coding sequence ATGTCAATGAAAAAGAATAGCATTACAAGTGGGTTTCAGTTTACTAAATATGAAGCACCATTTAAAACTCCATTTGAAAAATTATTTCCTATTTTCCAGGAACTAATTACGCACACTTCAGGCGATTTTGATGAAGCTATAGATTGGTTACGACAATTAGATGTAGAATACCAATTGACTACTCCTGAATATACTATTGATGATTTTATAGAAGATTTAAAGAAAAAAGGATACATTAAGGATGAAATAAAACCCGATGGATCTGGAGGAATGGCAATTACTGCAAAAACAGAAAGAGCCATTCGTCAGCATGCTTTAGAACAAATTTTCGGCAACCTTAACAAAGCAGGTTCGGGAAATCATAAAACCAAACAATCAGGAAAAGGAGACGAACAAACTGGCGATTTGAGAGAATTTCAGTTTGGTGATTCAGTTGAGCAAATTTCACTTACAGAAAGTCTCAAAAATGCTCAAATTAACAATGGAGTAGGGGAATTTAAACTAACCGAACGCGATTTGGTTGTAGAAGACAATCACCATAAATCTCAAATGAGTACAGTGTTAATGATTGATATTTCACACAGTATGATTCTCTATGGAGAAGATAGAATTACTCCAGCCAAAAAAGTAGCAATGGCTTTAGCCGAACTCATCACAACTCGTTATCCAAAAGATACATTAGATATTTTAGTATTTGGTAACGATGCTTGGACTATAAAAATAAAAGATTTACCCTATTTACAAGTTGGACCTTATCATACAAACACAGTTGCAGGATTACAATTAGCAATGGATATTCTGCGAAGAAAAAGAAATACCAATAAGCAAATTTTCATGATAACCGACGGAAAACCAAGTTGTGTGCGTGAGAAAAACGGAGAATATTACATGAATAGTAACGGTTTAGACCAATATATTGTAGATAAATGCTATAATCAGGCAGCTCAAGCACGAAAATTGCACATTCCAATTACTACTTTCATGATTGCTCGTGATCCTTATTTGCAACAATTTGTCAATTATTTTACCGAAGCCAATCAAGGAAAAGCATTTTACACGGGTTTAAAAGGACTCGGCGAAATGATTTTTGAAGATTATGAGAATAATAGGAAGAAGAAGATTAGGTAA
- a CDS encoding SIMPL domain-containing protein (The SIMPL domain is named for its presence in mouse protein SIMPL (signalling molecule that associates with mouse pelle-like kinase). Bacterial member BP26, from Brucella, was shown to assemble into a channel-like structure, while YggE from E. coli has been associated with resistance to oxidative stress.): MKNYVSFLLVLLSITTQSQISGNRIYESNSTSHYGSSKNSFKNTISINDNLLTVSIKVLLNNKADSFTLVLGTNEEAETVSECNTILNKRINGFTHDLHNMNIKKEDIYVDFISQTKVYDYNIAATKANEYQKGYEIKKNIIISSKNLAEIERIITLASKYAIYDVIKVDYYNDDIMDIHSNLFEEAMKIAKHKKDLYIKTFKKKIIGTPNASEDFLIFFPQSQYKKYQAFESAEIETYYRNLSQNQNFIKKLARKNTTFFYDGIDTHDFDKVINMAKSEVGIQYALTLTVSYKIDTSL, from the coding sequence ATGAAAAATTATGTATCGTTTTTGCTTGTTCTTTTAAGTATTACTACACAATCTCAAATTAGTGGAAATCGAATTTATGAATCAAATTCTACTTCTCATTATGGTTCTTCTAAGAATAGTTTTAAAAACACAATTAGTATAAATGATAATCTTCTTACGGTGTCTATAAAAGTACTTTTAAATAATAAGGCCGATTCTTTTACACTTGTTTTAGGAACTAATGAAGAGGCTGAAACTGTTTCTGAATGTAATACTATATTAAATAAAAGAATCAATGGTTTTACTCATGATTTACACAACATGAATATAAAAAAGGAAGATATTTATGTTGATTTTATATCGCAAACAAAAGTATATGATTACAACATTGCTGCTACTAAAGCAAATGAGTATCAGAAAGGATATGAAATAAAAAAGAACATTATTATTTCAAGTAAGAACTTAGCCGAAATTGAACGTATTATTACTCTAGCGTCAAAATATGCTATTTATGATGTTATAAAGGTAGATTATTATAATGATGATATAATGGATATTCATTCTAATTTGTTTGAAGAAGCCATGAAAATTGCGAAACATAAAAAAGACCTTTACATTAAAACATTTAAAAAGAAAATTATAGGCACTCCAAATGCTTCGGAAGACTTTTTAATCTTTTTTCCGCAATCTCAATATAAAAAATATCAAGCATTTGAAAGTGCTGAAATAGAAACGTATTATAGAAATTTAAGTCAAAATCAAAATTTCATAAAAAAGTTGGCTCGAAAAAACACGACTTTCTTTTATGATGGCATTGATACCCATGATTTTGATAAAGTAATTAATATGGCAAAATCAGAAGTTGGAATTCAATATGCGCTTACTCTAACTGTTTCTTATAAGATTGACACTTCACTATAA
- a CDS encoding SIMPL domain-containing protein produces MKNLKFTLAIALLLSLEIFAQHSGNANSETAKALSSGNYNSRNQYQNNQVNTIQTTTGNENEMYIQIKGIYNEKASSQRAVFSVLQIGKTAEETTKLMDERLENVIKQLTAFNAEIEIIIDMISFLPMYDYEIQKKIFNPKTYNEKPSGFELKKNLIIKYKKTNDLNTIMNVCAKQEIYDLAKVDYVTSNLDHIRDVLQTKAAEEYKQMLTNYSAIMNTDLFKKEKSLTEGYNTVYPMESYKNYTAYSQASINFAPESTVNNIRKNNTQFYDASLSKTHTFVVNADITEPTIQIFYDLIIKIKLKEDQLPKNTIIRNNRYYIITANGDVKPLNL; encoded by the coding sequence ATGAAAAATTTAAAATTTACCTTAGCTATTGCTTTATTATTAAGTTTGGAAATCTTTGCACAACATTCTGGAAATGCAAATTCAGAAACTGCAAAAGCACTTTCTAGTGGCAATTACAATTCTCGAAATCAGTATCAAAACAATCAGGTTAATACGATTCAAACAACTACTGGTAATGAAAATGAAATGTATATTCAAATTAAAGGAATTTATAACGAAAAAGCTTCTTCGCAACGAGCTGTTTTTAGTGTGCTTCAAATAGGAAAAACAGCAGAAGAAACAACAAAATTAATGGATGAACGCTTGGAAAATGTAATAAAGCAACTTACTGCATTTAATGCAGAAATTGAAATTATTATTGACATGATTTCTTTTCTTCCGATGTATGATTATGAAATTCAGAAGAAAATTTTTAATCCTAAAACGTATAACGAAAAACCTTCTGGATTTGAGTTAAAGAAAAACTTAATCATCAAATACAAAAAAACAAACGATTTAAACACCATAATGAATGTGTGTGCTAAACAAGAAATTTATGATTTAGCAAAAGTTGATTATGTAACCAGTAATTTAGACCATATTAGAGATGTTCTACAAACTAAAGCTGCTGAAGAATATAAACAAATGTTAACCAATTATTCTGCTATTATGAATACTGATTTGTTTAAAAAAGAGAAATCGTTAACCGAAGGATATAATACGGTTTACCCAATGGAAAGTTATAAAAATTACACTGCCTATAGCCAAGCTAGTATAAATTTTGCACCAGAAAGCACTGTAAACAATATTAGAAAAAACAACACCCAGTTTTATGATGCTTCACTTTCTAAAACGCATACTTTTGTTGTTAATGCCGATATTACAGAACCTACAATTCAAATATTTTATGATTTAATCATTAAAATTAAATTAAAAGAAGATCAACTTCCTAAAAATACTATTATACGAAATAATCGCTATTACATTATTACTGCAAATGGCGATGTAAAACCTTTGAATTTATAA
- a CDS encoding Crp/Fnr family transcriptional regulator, giving the protein MKEKLKDAYEYIFEEALLEEIEKVATYKSFKADENLIEIGDYIKSMPLLLDGAIKILREDENGDELLLYFLERGDTCAMTLTCCMGKSKSKIRAVAENNGAMFMIPIEKMEEWLTKYKTWRNFVFDSYNIRLNEMLEAIDTLAFMNLDERLYKYLTDKAKVIGSTEINNTHQQIAYEMHTSRVVISRLLKSLELQGKIKLHRNKIEILIM; this is encoded by the coding sequence ATGAAAGAAAAATTAAAAGACGCTTACGAATATATCTTTGAAGAAGCATTACTAGAGGAAATTGAAAAAGTAGCTACTTATAAAAGTTTTAAAGCCGATGAAAATTTAATTGAAATTGGCGATTATATTAAATCTATGCCATTACTTCTTGATGGTGCCATAAAAATTCTAAGAGAAGATGAAAATGGAGATGAATTGCTACTTTATTTTTTAGAACGTGGCGATACATGTGCTATGACTTTAACCTGTTGCATGGGGAAATCTAAAAGTAAAATAAGAGCTGTTGCAGAAAACAATGGTGCTATGTTTATGATACCTATTGAGAAAATGGAAGAATGGTTAACTAAATATAAAACTTGGAGAAATTTTGTTTTTGACAGTTACAACATTCGTTTAAATGAAATGCTAGAAGCTATTGACACACTAGCATTCATGAATTTAGATGAACGCTTATATAAATATTTAACCGACAAAGCAAAAGTTATTGGCAGTACTGAAATTAACAATACACATCAGCAAATTGCTTATGAGATGCACACTTCTAGAGTTGTTATTTCTAGGTTATTAAAAAGCTTAGAACTTCAAGGCAAAATAAAATTACACAGAAACAAGATTGAAATACTTATAATGTAA
- a CDS encoding sulfite exporter TauE/SafE family protein, whose product MEVFAYIGALLIGLVLGLTGGGGSMLTVPVLVYVLHINPVVATAYSLFIVGSTSVVGAFQNYKKGLVDFHNGILFAVPSFIGVYLTRRFIIPIIPDTIITTSYFSLSKNTFLMLLFAIIMLLSAIAMLKKKKERIVKEKSSITSLIIQTFLIGILIGLIGAGGGFIIIPSLVLFAKLPMKKAIGTSLFIIAINSSIGFLGDVQNLTIDWFFLISFSAISILGILLGIFLNKFINESQLKKGFAYFVLAMAFLILVKEL is encoded by the coding sequence ATGGAAGTATTTGCTTATATTGGTGCATTGCTCATAGGCTTAGTTTTAGGACTCACTGGTGGTGGTGGTTCCATGTTAACTGTTCCTGTTTTAGTTTATGTTTTACACATTAACCCTGTAGTAGCTACTGCTTATTCTCTTTTCATTGTTGGGTCAACATCTGTTGTAGGTGCGTTCCAAAATTATAAAAAAGGACTTGTAGATTTTCATAATGGAATTTTGTTTGCTGTACCATCATTTATAGGTGTTTATTTAACAAGACGCTTTATAATTCCGATAATTCCAGACACCATAATAACCACTTCATATTTTTCTTTATCAAAGAATACTTTTTTAATGCTCCTTTTTGCAATTATTATGCTCCTATCAGCCATTGCAATGCTAAAAAAGAAAAAAGAAAGAATTGTAAAAGAAAAGTCTAGTATTACATCTCTTATTATTCAAACCTTTTTAATTGGAATACTTATAGGTTTAATAGGTGCTGGTGGAGGATTTATAATCATCCCTTCTTTAGTATTATTTGCCAAATTACCCATGAAAAAAGCAATAGGAACATCATTATTTATTATTGCAATTAACTCTTCAATAGGTTTTTTAGGTGATGTTCAAAACTTAACAATCGACTGGTTCTTTTTAATCTCTTTTTCGGCAATTTCTATTTTAGGAATCCTATTAGGTATCTTTTTAAATAAATTTATAAATGAATCTCAGCTAAAAAAAGGGTTTGCATACTTTGTCTTAGCTATGGCTTTCTTAATTTTAGTTAAAGAATTGTAG
- a CDS encoding MBL fold metallo-hydrolase: MKIEQIYTGCIAHAAYYIENNGEAAIFDPLREVQPYINRSEKDKAKIKYIFETHFHADFVSGHLDLAQKTGANIVYGPTANPNFEAIIATDNQEFKVGNYTIRAIHTPGHTLESTCYLLIDENGKQHGIITGDTLFIGDVGRPDLAQKLVADLTQDKLAEYLFHSLRDKIMPLSDDLIVYPNHGAGSACGKNMSKETTDTLGNQKKTNYALRANMTIDDFKKELLDGLLPPPAYFPQNVLMNIQGYESLDSIKEKADNPLSPQDFEAIANQTEALILDVRHETDFVKAHIPNSIFIGLHGQFAPWVGALVRDVKQPILLITPEGQEEETVTRLSRVGFDNTLGYLKGGIDSWVKAGYETDSIYSVSPEEFEKSFETTPIIDCRRPGEYSSLHINRATNIPLDFLNDHLSEIPKNEPFYVHCAGGYRSVIWSSIMKSRGYHNMINIETGMSGIKNTAIPLVEGVCPSTLK; this comes from the coding sequence ATGAAAATAGAACAAATTTATACTGGTTGCATAGCTCATGCAGCTTATTATATAGAAAACAATGGAGAAGCTGCAATATTTGATCCACTTAGAGAGGTTCAACCTTATATAAATAGATCAGAGAAAGACAAAGCAAAAATAAAATATATTTTTGAAACACATTTCCATGCCGATTTTGTTTCTGGTCATTTAGATTTAGCTCAAAAAACAGGAGCAAATATTGTTTATGGACCAACAGCCAATCCTAATTTTGAAGCAATTATTGCTACAGACAATCAAGAATTTAAAGTTGGAAATTATACTATTAGAGCCATTCACACACCAGGACATACTCTAGAAAGTACTTGCTATCTTTTAATTGATGAAAATGGAAAACAACACGGAATAATTACAGGTGATACATTATTCATTGGAGATGTAGGTCGTCCTGATTTAGCACAAAAACTAGTAGCAGATTTAACACAGGATAAATTAGCTGAATATTTATTTCATTCGTTACGTGATAAAATAATGCCTTTATCAGATGACTTAATAGTATATCCAAATCATGGAGCTGGAAGTGCTTGTGGAAAAAACATGAGCAAAGAAACAACAGACACATTAGGGAATCAGAAAAAAACAAATTATGCTTTAAGAGCAAATATGACAATAGACGATTTTAAAAAGGAACTATTAGATGGTTTACTCCCTCCTCCTGCCTATTTCCCTCAGAATGTTTTAATGAATATTCAAGGATATGAAAGTCTTGACAGTATTAAAGAGAAGGCAGACAATCCTTTATCTCCACAAGATTTTGAAGCTATTGCAAATCAAACTGAAGCTCTTATTTTAGATGTAAGACATGAGACTGATTTCGTTAAAGCACACATTCCAAATTCAATTTTTATAGGATTACATGGACAATTTGCTCCTTGGGTAGGTGCTTTAGTAAGAGATGTGAAACAACCTATATTATTAATTACTCCTGAAGGACAAGAAGAAGAAACTGTAACACGTTTATCTAGAGTAGGATTTGACAACACACTAGGTTATTTAAAAGGAGGTATTGATTCTTGGGTAAAAGCCGGATACGAAACCGATTCCATTTATTCTGTATCTCCTGAAGAATTTGAGAAAAGTTTTGAAACTACACCTATCATTGATTGTCGTAGACCTGGTGAATATTCTTCATTACACATAAATAGAGCTACTAATATTCCTTTAGATTTCTTAAACGATCATTTATCAGAAATACCAAAAAACGAACCTTTTTATGTACATTGTGCTGGTGGTTATCGTTCTGTAATTTGGTCATCAATTATGAAGTCAAGAGGATATCACAATATGATAAACATTGAAACAGGAATGTCTGGAATAAAAAACACAGCTATTCCACTTGTAGAAGGAGTATGCCCTTCAACATTAAAATAG